In a genomic window of Oceanispirochaeta sp. M1:
- a CDS encoding MFS transporter has translation MTEQSTHKHRNTKGLFRTLFHLKGNPRACVYTEPLWGIPYSLYAPFVTVYMYAMGVFDAQIGLLLSIGMIFQVIAAIVGGIVTDKLGRRLTTIIFDTISWSIPALLWAFAQNFWWFFAAVIFNSAWQITNNSWNCLLVEDCDESLLVNVYTWVHIAGLIAVFFAPISAFFVEHYTMVKTVRVLYLITFVSMTLKFIILYRWTSETEMGIQRKRETASIPMKRMLLDYRHVLTQIMKTPHTLYLIAFLVFFNIGSLVTTNFFGLYITKNLDIPEHFLAVFPMIRAAIILVFMLFLQDRFNRYSFKIMMALGLFLYFLANLLLIAAPEENLIYLFIYAAVEAIAFTLVNPRRDSMLVWFVDKEERARVNGVIYVLMIGFSIPFGWISGLLSSWNRVLPFILNMAVYLFCVIMILRSGFLNDQRDEVQ, from the coding sequence ATGACTGAACAAAGCACTCATAAACATAGAAATACAAAAGGTCTGTTTCGTACCCTGTTCCATCTGAAGGGTAATCCCAGGGCCTGTGTGTATACAGAACCCTTATGGGGTATTCCTTATAGTCTCTATGCTCCCTTTGTTACAGTTTATATGTATGCCATGGGTGTCTTTGATGCACAGATTGGTCTTCTCCTCAGCATCGGAATGATCTTTCAGGTCATTGCAGCCATTGTTGGCGGCATTGTTACGGATAAACTGGGACGCCGGCTCACTACAATTATTTTTGATACAATATCCTGGTCTATTCCGGCACTTCTCTGGGCTTTCGCTCAGAATTTCTGGTGGTTCTTTGCTGCGGTGATTTTCAACAGTGCCTGGCAGATTACAAATAATTCCTGGAATTGTCTCCTGGTTGAAGACTGTGATGAGTCTCTTCTGGTCAATGTATATACCTGGGTTCATATTGCTGGATTGATTGCGGTATTTTTTGCTCCCATTTCCGCCTTTTTTGTGGAACACTATACCATGGTGAAAACTGTAAGAGTCCTCTATCTGATTACATTTGTATCAATGACTCTGAAGTTTATTATTCTGTACAGATGGACAAGTGAAACTGAAATGGGGATACAGCGGAAAAGGGAGACAGCTTCCATACCGATGAAAAGAATGCTTCTGGATTACAGACATGTGCTAACTCAGATAATGAAAACTCCTCATACCCTGTACCTTATCGCTTTTCTTGTATTCTTTAATATCGGAAGCCTTGTAACAACTAATTTTTTCGGTCTTTACATCACAAAAAATCTGGATATTCCTGAGCATTTTCTTGCTGTGTTTCCCATGATCCGGGCCGCAATTATTCTGGTATTTATGTTATTTCTGCAGGATCGTTTTAATCGCTACTCATTTAAAATAATGATGGCTCTGGGGCTATTTCTCTATTTTCTTGCAAACCTGCTTCTTATTGCAGCTCCCGAAGAAAATCTTATTTATCTATTTATATATGCTGCAGTAGAAGCAATTGCCTTTACTCTGGTTAATCCCAGAAGAGATTCCATGCTGGTCTGGTTTGTGGATAAAGAAGAGAGGGCAAGGGTAAATGGAGTCATTTATGTTCTTATGATAGGATTTTCGATCCCCTTTGGATGGATTAGCGGTCTATTATCCTCCTGGAACAGAGTACTGCCTTTTATCTTGAATATGGCTGTATATCTGTTCTGTGTGATAATGATACTCAGGTCGGGTTTTTTAAATGATCAAAGGGACGAAGTTCAATAA
- a CDS encoding ATP-binding protein gives MNNKKLNIKSIFFILIILFSLVLTLSISSDDYVDDQIIRFGLVPDYNPFTFVDNKGNPSGFYIELFSEIIREFGYEPEFIVAPFQDLYPRILNDEIDIFSTILRIESREDLFYWPREATVTGWGQFFIESSAELNDIHELQHQNVGIVRDEAQGQVFQEYMKDLGIIVETTAYENFEDMIDAVIDGSVIGGVAQNTVLWGNERIKATGIVFSPLNGYTTCSITNYRMIPLIDQFSERLGELKNDSDSYYWSMYKKWYSSEGYILTVLPSWFRIAALSVLSLVILLLTFSWYLQKRVNRATKELKNLNESLEDKVAQRTKDLQKAAVKLADSEKASITMRLVSGIAHEINTPIGIVVTATSHLEEEVKRLRTAYKEDKLSMEQFEAFLDESSEVLSMTANNLQRSVELITNFRNVNSDQSLKEKREIELNSYIKSIVKSIQPQFKKTKHKIHLNLKHCSVVTYPDILIHILLNLMINSLTHGFRDKDEGHIYISAMEENGHIKIIHTDTGSGISDEAAEHIFEPFYTSNREEGNTGLGLSIVYNFIHDILKGSITMKSQPGIYTKFCIEFDV, from the coding sequence ATGAATAACAAAAAACTTAATATCAAATCTATATTTTTTATTCTCATAATACTCTTTTCATTGGTATTAACATTGTCAATCAGCTCTGATGATTATGTTGATGATCAGATAATACGTTTTGGTCTGGTGCCGGATTATAATCCCTTTACATTTGTTGATAACAAAGGGAATCCCTCAGGATTTTATATTGAGTTGTTCTCTGAAATTATCAGAGAGTTCGGTTATGAACCTGAATTTATAGTTGCTCCCTTTCAGGATCTGTATCCCCGTATCCTTAATGATGAAATAGATATTTTTTCTACCATACTCCGGATTGAATCCCGTGAGGATTTATTTTACTGGCCTCGGGAAGCCACAGTTACGGGATGGGGACAGTTTTTTATTGAAAGCAGTGCTGAGCTCAATGACATACACGAACTTCAGCATCAGAACGTAGGCATTGTCAGGGATGAAGCTCAGGGACAGGTCTTTCAGGAATATATGAAAGATCTCGGCATCATCGTGGAAACAACAGCATATGAAAATTTTGAAGATATGATTGATGCTGTTATCGATGGCAGTGTTATCGGAGGAGTTGCTCAAAATACTGTTCTTTGGGGTAACGAAAGAATCAAGGCAACGGGTATTGTGTTCTCCCCTTTAAACGGCTATACAACCTGTTCTATTACTAATTACAGAATGATTCCACTCATTGATCAGTTCAGTGAACGTCTTGGAGAACTCAAGAATGATTCAGACTCTTATTACTGGTCAATGTATAAAAAATGGTATTCTTCAGAAGGATATATTCTTACTGTTTTACCTTCCTGGTTCAGAATTGCAGCACTTTCGGTTCTTTCTCTTGTAATTCTTCTTCTCACTTTTTCCTGGTATCTGCAGAAGAGGGTGAATAGGGCAACAAAGGAATTAAAGAATCTGAATGAGTCTTTAGAGGATAAAGTTGCTCAAAGGACTAAAGATCTGCAGAAAGCAGCAGTGAAGCTTGCAGATTCAGAAAAGGCCTCCATTACCATGCGTCTTGTGAGCGGGATCGCTCATGAGATAAATACGCCTATTGGAATTGTTGTTACCGCAACCTCTCATCTGGAAGAAGAGGTTAAGAGATTAAGAACAGCCTACAAGGAAGATAAACTTTCCATGGAGCAGTTTGAGGCTTTTCTGGATGAATCATCAGAGGTCCTTTCAATGACTGCGAATAATCTGCAGCGCTCTGTCGAACTGATTACAAATTTCCGTAATGTTAACTCTGATCAGTCCCTTAAAGAGAAAAGAGAAATAGAACTGAACTCTTATATAAAAAGTATTGTTAAATCAATTCAGCCTCAGTTTAAAAAGACAAAACACAAAATCCATCTCAACCTGAAACATTGCAGTGTTGTCACCTATCCGGATATTCTGATTCATATTCTTCTTAACCTGATGATCAACTCCCTGACTCACGGCTTCAGAGATAAAGATGAAGGACATATTTATATTTCAGCCATGGAAGAGAACGGTCATATTAAAATTATCCATACGGATACAGGATCTGGTATTTCAGATGAGGCTGCAGAGCATATTTTCGAGCCTTTTTATACAAGCAACAGGGAAGAGGGGAATACGGGACTTGGTCTAAGTATTGTCTATAATTTTATTCATGACATTCTGAAAGGAAGTATTACAATGAAAAGTCAGCCCGGGATATATACAAAATTCTGTATTGAATTTGATGTCTAA
- a CDS encoding type IV toxin-antitoxin system AbiEi family antitoxin domain-containing protein yields MTNETRNRIIQVFTEHSGYARTQDIRSSGIHHKYLQQLVEEGSIIRLKHGLYSLVEVDNYAVLQEALLTVPDGIICMGTALSFYELTTWNPPETHIAIQRGRKVVLPDYPPIKLYHVSENTLTLGRTEIKVDSGQMIPIYDRERVVCDAVRFRNKIGMDIMKEVLKEYMTSKQKDLNTLYSYARKLRIATVLNQYLDVLL; encoded by the coding sequence ATGACCAATGAAACCAGAAATCGGATTATACAAGTCTTTACGGAACACTCCGGTTACGCTAGGACCCAGGATATTCGTTCCAGTGGAATCCACCATAAATACCTCCAGCAGCTTGTCGAAGAAGGTTCAATCATCAGACTCAAACACGGTCTTTACAGCCTGGTGGAAGTTGATAATTATGCCGTTCTTCAGGAAGCACTGCTTACGGTACCGGATGGAATCATCTGCATGGGAACAGCGCTCTCATTCTATGAGCTGACAACATGGAATCCCCCGGAAACTCACATAGCAATCCAACGGGGAAGGAAGGTTGTGCTTCCAGATTATCCTCCTATTAAACTGTATCATGTATCGGAAAACACTCTGACCCTTGGACGCACTGAGATCAAAGTGGATTCCGGACAAATGATCCCTATATATGACAGAGAGAGAGTCGTCTGTGATGCTGTACGATTCAGAAACAAGATAGGTATGGATATTATGAAGGAAGTTCTTAAAGAATATATGACAAGCAAACAAAAGGATCTCAACACCCTATACAGCTATGCACGAAAGCTTCGAATCGCAACAGTGCTCAACCAATACCTGGATGTGCTCCTATGA
- the rpsD gene encoding 30S ribosomal protein S4: MARNSKAKGKIVRRLGVNIYGNSKYDKLLKKKPHGPGIEKGKRIRKKESDFGRQLVEKQKIRFAYGLSEKQFFNLFVKAKKLSGLTGDNMMILLEKRLDNVVYRLGLGSTRTQARQLVSHGHIHVNGRRCNIPSRTLKESDEVTIKDSEKSKKLVRESLARSSQPVPVWLTLSEDSLNGRIERSPYRTDIVSVANEQMVVEFYSR, encoded by the coding sequence ATGGCAAGAAATTCCAAGGCAAAAGGGAAAATTGTCCGCCGCTTAGGTGTCAACATTTACGGTAACAGTAAATATGATAAATTACTTAAGAAGAAACCGCACGGACCGGGAATCGAAAAAGGTAAACGAATCCGTAAGAAAGAAAGCGATTTCGGTAGACAGTTAGTAGAGAAACAGAAGATCAGATTTGCATATGGACTGAGTGAAAAACAGTTCTTCAATTTGTTTGTAAAAGCTAAAAAGCTTAGCGGACTGACAGGTGACAACATGATGATCCTCCTCGAAAAAAGACTGGACAATGTTGTTTACAGACTGGGTCTTGGTTCTACAAGAACACAGGCCAGACAGTTGGTCAGCCACGGACACATTCATGTGAACGGTCGTCGTTGTAATATTCCATCAAGAACTCTCAAAGAGAGTGATGAAGTAACTATCAAAGATAGCGAAAAGAGTAAGAAACTTGTTCGGGAAAGTCTGGCTAGATCCAGTCAGCCCGTTCCTGTATGGCTTACTCTTTCTGAAGACAGCCTTAATGGCCGGATTGAAAGAAGTCCCTACCGGACTGATATTGTTTCCGTTGCCAACGAGCAGATGGTTGTTGAGTTCTACTCAAGATAA
- a CDS encoding nucleotidyl transferase AbiEii/AbiGii toxin family protein: MKNPAASIQARLLNLSRKEKKDFYDVYDILINKKIDSDILKEAIRQTFERRHTVLPQEPAVFQESFGTDTRNLQLWKAFLNRIKAEQIDFSVVIEKLREYLFPIYQELKE, translated from the coding sequence ATGAAGAATCCAGCAGCATCTATCCAGGCTCGGTTACTTAATCTGTCCCGAAAAGAGAAGAAAGACTTTTATGATGTTTACGACATCCTGATAAACAAGAAGATAGATTCTGATATTTTGAAGGAAGCGATCAGACAAACCTTCGAAAGGAGACATACAGTTCTTCCCCAGGAGCCAGCAGTATTCCAGGAAAGCTTCGGTACAGATACTCGGAATCTACAATTATGGAAGGCTTTCCTGAACCGGATCAAAGCAGAGCAGATTGATTTCTCTGTAGTTATTGAAAAGTTGCGAGAATACTTATTTCCCATATATCAGGAATTGAAGGAGTGA
- a CDS encoding histidine phosphatase family protein: MKLVLIRHGKSDWHAGKDDFDRPLNKRGIKDAPIIARELKARGIIPDKIFTSPALRALTTAQLMADQFEITDIEEKSSLYLASVNDILQTAYGALGKYDCVFIFGHNPGMSIAATTIRDIETSMSTCSAAVISFEKDDDFTVIDSFFLKPKDL; this comes from the coding sequence ATGAAACTTGTACTGATTAGACACGGCAAATCCGACTGGCATGCAGGAAAAGACGATTTTGACAGACCTCTCAATAAAAGAGGAATAAAAGATGCCCCCATAATAGCCAGGGAACTTAAAGCACGGGGTATCATCCCTGATAAAATATTTACCAGCCCGGCTCTGAGAGCCCTGACAACGGCACAGCTGATGGCTGATCAATTTGAAATTACCGATATAGAGGAAAAATCCTCCTTATATCTGGCGTCAGTAAATGACATACTTCAGACTGCCTATGGAGCACTTGGAAAATATGACTGTGTATTTATATTCGGTCACAATCCAGGTATGTCAATTGCAGCCACAACTATCAGGGATATTGAGACTTCAATGTCCACATGTTCCGCAGCGGTTATCAGTTTTGAAAAAGATGATGATTTTACAGTTATTGATTCATTCTTTCTAAAGCCGAAGGATCTGTAA
- a CDS encoding hemolysin III family protein encodes MTTGMYDLEKHSVEEKLNSFTHSIGAGLSIAGLVILLQQTAVNGGSTLAYVSYSIYGSFQILLYLSSALTHQFSDMPRINRVFRIIDQAAIYLLIAGTYTPAVLLGLQGVWGWIIFGVIWGIALLGILSKTLIFREKHLISDLMYLPMGWLLIFAVKPMMAVLPMDFMKWIFIGGGCYTFGIIFYISKKIPMSHVIWHLFVLAGGISFFMGFYLYLC; translated from the coding sequence ATGACAACAGGAATGTACGATTTGGAAAAACATAGTGTTGAAGAGAAATTAAACTCTTTCACCCACAGCATTGGAGCCGGTCTCAGTATTGCCGGTCTCGTAATCCTTTTACAACAGACAGCGGTAAACGGCGGCTCAACCCTGGCCTATGTATCATATTCAATATACGGGTCTTTTCAGATACTCCTCTATTTATCATCTGCATTGACTCATCAATTCTCAGATATGCCCCGGATTAATAGGGTATTCCGTATCATTGATCAGGCGGCTATCTATCTGCTGATTGCCGGAACCTACACACCCGCAGTACTGCTGGGTCTGCAGGGAGTCTGGGGCTGGATAATTTTCGGAGTAATCTGGGGAATAGCCCTACTGGGAATCCTCTCAAAGACACTTATATTCAGAGAGAAACACCTGATATCAGATTTAATGTATCTTCCCATGGGCTGGCTATTGATTTTTGCGGTCAAACCCATGATGGCTGTACTTCCAATGGATTTCATGAAATGGATTTTTATCGGCGGCGGATGTTATACATTTGGAATTATCTTCTATATTTCAAAGAAAATACCCATGAGTCATGTAATCTGGCATCTATTTGTACTGGCCGGAGGTATCAGTTTTTTTATGGGTTTTTATCTATATCTCTGCTGA